One stretch of Spirochaeta lutea DNA includes these proteins:
- a CDS encoding chemotaxis protein CheA encodes MSDYLDPNNEELLKDFYSEAEMQVEMLEQNILVLENDSSNEDAIDEIFRAAHTLKGAAATVQMAELAEFTHIVEDVLDEIRSGKLTVDGDTIDLLLNSIDIIKEMLAQRSQGLVYQEDISSVEDQLRGLLGNGGETPKKKPAKKEPKKQESKTSGTAAPNQSLSEYEFLEMKEAAGDDEEIYQVDVSFDEDNPMNTVGGIQVFAALKSIGTLLKTDPDFERLYEDVFYPHVVYYLATKEDLETIQDKASITDVTLGASIQAVGSAPKKEAVKQTVPDGHTLEPSTPKEPLGAIAADPDSSRNDDLPEHDSLDGAGVETSDASGDGSEDGSRSQEVRKSGPASSSILRVESKRIDDLLNLVSETVINKATFNQVSNQFTDNMTQLQTIQNDYRQLIKELFDSLPEYMERIEQGMSIKDVKRDILENYGNLLTMFDGIQASFKGSIAKFRSTAQNLGRITSELQEGVMRIRMVPISQIFSRFPRLVRDLSKSLDKRIQLKIEGEDTELDKSVIEDLLDPLIHCVRNSLDHGIESPSDRKRAGKSEEGLLLLRASNEGNMILIEIYDDGRGIDVDMVKKKATDRGIIHPNKVLSDVEAYNLIFEPGFSTAKEVTNISGRGVGLDVVKKQIEKLNGSVSVSSTPGKGTRFTIKIPLTLAIIQGLLVRVGKEMYAIPITAVLDSHRIKPTDIKRIDNYEVFNVREDVVSLMRLNRIFNIPTDENKEHYFVVIVGSGDKKMGLIVDSLIGEEDVVIKPLRDHYTNAPGIAGANITGDGTVSLIIDVSQLLELGQKQERDAREKRETATR; translated from the coding sequence ATGAGCGACTACCTAGACCCCAACAATGAGGAACTACTCAAAGACTTCTACAGCGAAGCTGAAATGCAGGTGGAAATGCTGGAGCAGAATATCCTTGTACTAGAAAATGATTCAAGTAACGAGGATGCCATTGATGAGATTTTTCGAGCTGCACATACCTTAAAGGGTGCTGCTGCTACGGTTCAAATGGCCGAACTCGCCGAATTTACCCACATCGTAGAGGACGTACTTGATGAGATTAGGAGTGGGAAGCTGACGGTTGATGGTGATACCATTGATCTGTTGTTAAACTCCATCGACATTATAAAAGAAATGCTTGCCCAGCGTAGCCAAGGGCTTGTTTACCAAGAAGATATTTCCTCAGTGGAAGATCAATTGCGTGGTCTGCTAGGAAATGGTGGCGAAACTCCTAAAAAGAAGCCGGCGAAAAAGGAACCAAAAAAACAGGAGTCCAAAACGTCCGGTACCGCTGCTCCTAATCAAAGCCTCAGTGAATATGAGTTTTTAGAAATGAAGGAGGCTGCAGGGGACGATGAGGAAATTTATCAGGTAGACGTAAGCTTCGATGAGGATAATCCCATGAATACCGTCGGGGGGATTCAGGTTTTTGCTGCACTAAAATCCATCGGAACCTTATTGAAAACAGACCCTGATTTTGAACGGCTGTACGAAGATGTTTTTTACCCCCATGTTGTTTATTATCTTGCAACGAAGGAAGATCTTGAGACTATTCAAGATAAGGCATCCATTACCGATGTAACCCTCGGAGCTTCTATACAAGCAGTGGGAAGCGCTCCGAAGAAGGAGGCTGTAAAACAGACAGTCCCGGATGGGCATACCCTTGAACCTAGCACTCCTAAGGAACCGCTCGGGGCTATTGCAGCAGATCCCGATTCATCGCGGAATGATGACCTTCCTGAGCATGACAGTCTTGATGGGGCGGGGGTCGAAACTTCCGATGCCTCGGGAGATGGTTCCGAGGATGGTTCAAGGTCCCAGGAAGTCCGAAAATCTGGACCTGCTTCGAGCAGTATCCTACGGGTAGAGAGTAAGAGAATTGACGATCTCCTAAATCTTGTTTCGGAAACCGTCATTAACAAGGCCACCTTCAACCAGGTTAGCAACCAATTCACTGATAATATGACCCAGCTTCAGACAATTCAAAATGATTATCGTCAGTTAATAAAAGAACTCTTTGATAGTCTGCCGGAATACATGGAGCGTATCGAACAGGGAATGAGTATCAAGGACGTAAAACGAGATATTCTCGAAAACTATGGGAACTTACTCACCATGTTTGATGGTATACAAGCCAGTTTCAAGGGTTCCATAGCAAAGTTTAGAAGTACAGCACAGAATCTCGGGCGGATCACGAGCGAATTACAAGAGGGTGTTATGCGGATCCGGATGGTTCCGATTTCGCAAATTTTCTCCCGGTTCCCCCGTCTTGTCCGTGATCTCAGTAAATCTCTTGATAAACGGATACAGCTTAAAATTGAGGGTGAAGATACCGAGCTCGATAAGAGTGTTATCGAAGATCTTCTGGACCCGCTGATTCACTGTGTTAGGAACTCCCTGGATCATGGGATTGAGAGTCCTTCAGATCGTAAGCGCGCAGGAAAGTCTGAGGAGGGCTTGCTGCTGCTTCGTGCTTCCAATGAGGGTAATATGATTCTCATTGAGATATACGATGATGGCAGAGGGATAGATGTGGATATGGTTAAGAAAAAGGCCACTGATCGAGGAATCATCCATCCAAACAAGGTGCTCAGCGACGTTGAGGCCTATAACCTAATCTTTGAACCCGGATTTTCTACAGCAAAAGAGGTAACGAATATCTCGGGCCGGGGTGTAGGGTTGGATGTAGTTAAAAAACAGATTGAGAAGCTCAATGGAAGTGTGTCTGTTTCCTCTACTCCGGGAAAGGGTACTCGATTTACCATTAAAATCCCCCTCACCCTTGCTATCATCCAAGGCTTGCTGGTGCGAGTTGGAAAGGAAATGTACGCAATCCCTATAACGGCCGTGCTGGACAGCCATCGTATTAAGCCGACTGATATCAAGCGAATTGATAACTATGAAGTTTTCAATGTGCGAGAAGATGTGGTTTCTTTGATGCGCCTAAACCGGATATTTAATATCCCAACCGATGAAAATAAGGAGCATTATTTCGTTGTAATTGTTGGGAGTGGCGACAAGAAGATGGGCCTTATCGTTGATTCTCTTATAGGCGAGGAGGATGTAGTCATCAAACCCCTGAGGGATCACTATACCAACGCTCCTGGCATTGCAGGTGCAAATATTACTGGTGACGGTACGGTTAGCCTAATCATCGATGTAAGCCAGCTACTTGAGTTGGGACAGAAACAGGAGCGTGATGCTCGCGAGAAAAGGGAAACTGCAACCAGATAA
- a CDS encoding flagellar filament outer layer protein FlaA has protein sequence MKRFFILLLVALIAGTGLFAEESVLIDFNQLGADFSVSDDGEPSENEATLIDFSVVAGSSYTQEEKAQMKTSLFIENWEVVLNSSARSVVNQSNSFTRAALVREGAAQYPNETILGVRVHFPDEPFNSWALVKPPFEIPAYMDATTVAADGTLEVPQEEVGRGRKFDGYGVVKNIGVLKSISVNVHGLNFPHGLSIIFKDQNNVEQEYFMGYLNFDGWRTLTWNNPNYIAEVRNRELNTFPLYPNSAPMVKLMGFRVYRDAAMEGGDFIAYIKDVSVVYDKAVLSLERDIDDEAVWGILQDREESRRNSELKRLGNLQVLRYLERQKMDASAE, from the coding sequence ATGAAAAGGTTCTTCATTCTTCTTTTAGTTGCACTAATCGCGGGCACCGGTCTGTTTGCTGAAGAGTCAGTGCTTATCGATTTTAATCAATTGGGCGCAGACTTTTCCGTAAGTGATGATGGAGAGCCCAGTGAAAACGAAGCAACTCTGATTGATTTTAGTGTAGTGGCTGGGTCTTCATATACCCAGGAAGAAAAAGCTCAGATGAAGACCTCTCTGTTCATTGAGAACTGGGAAGTTGTATTAAATTCATCTGCACGGTCTGTGGTAAATCAATCGAATTCATTTACCCGTGCTGCATTGGTACGAGAAGGTGCAGCCCAATATCCGAACGAGACTATTCTCGGGGTGCGGGTTCATTTCCCGGACGAGCCCTTCAACTCTTGGGCCCTGGTTAAACCACCCTTTGAGATTCCTGCGTACATGGATGCAACAACGGTTGCAGCCGACGGGACTCTGGAGGTTCCCCAGGAAGAAGTTGGACGTGGACGTAAATTTGATGGCTACGGGGTCGTAAAGAACATAGGCGTGTTGAAGTCGATCTCTGTGAATGTACACGGTCTGAACTTCCCCCACGGTCTCTCGATCATCTTTAAAGATCAAAATAATGTAGAACAAGAATATTTCATGGGATACCTCAACTTCGATGGTTGGAGAACTCTTACCTGGAATAATCCCAACTACATCGCTGAGGTTCGTAACCGTGAACTGAATACCTTCCCTCTGTATCCTAACTCAGCTCCGATGGTTAAGCTCATGGGCTTCCGGGTTTACCGCGACGCCGCCATGGAAGGTGGTGATTTCATTGCCTACATCAAAGACGTAAGTGTTGTCTATGATAAGGCTGTTCTGTCACTTGAGCGCGATATCGATGACGAAGCTGTTTGGGGTATTCTCCAAGATCGGGAAGAATCCCGGAGGAATTCTGAGCTGAAACGGCTTGGGAACCTTCAGGTACTTCGATACCTTGAGCGCCAGAAGATGGATGCAAGCGCAGAGTAA
- a CDS encoding N-acetylmuramoyl-L-alanine amidase family protein — MKHIPKTFWLLAILTLVCLAPLSAQDTNILSLRETLDLTYYWDAYTNQLTLAHQGRSLTIHPGGSMGILNHQLPISLPGITQSNRGEIMINQEARQRVLDLLNPGIQSPGRRISTIFIDPGHGGKDPGTIGRHTINDEVQELREKDIVLEVAKQVVALLQNQYPEKQVVLSRSDDTYLTLEERTDMANTIHRGPNEDILYISIHANASLNSAARGYEVWYLPPEYRRELISEDSNSQYDKSVIPILNTLLEEEYTVESILLAQSILTGLDGTLGTLSNNRGLMQEEWYVVRNARMPSVLIEIGFVTNRDEFALLMKPDYLQKISKGIYTGVTSFIANFEEVY; from the coding sequence GTGAAGCATATACCTAAAACATTCTGGCTGCTGGCGATCCTTACGCTGGTCTGTTTAGCACCGTTGAGTGCTCAGGATACCAACATCTTATCACTCCGGGAAACTCTGGACCTTACCTACTATTGGGATGCCTATACTAATCAACTCACCCTTGCGCATCAGGGAAGATCCTTAACCATTCATCCCGGCGGAAGTATGGGGATTCTCAACCATCAACTTCCGATCTCGTTACCAGGTATAACACAAAGCAATCGTGGCGAGATTATGATCAATCAAGAAGCCCGTCAACGAGTTCTTGATCTGCTGAACCCGGGTATTCAAAGTCCGGGAAGAAGGATCTCAACCATTTTTATAGATCCCGGCCATGGGGGCAAAGATCCCGGGACCATCGGGCGGCATACCATAAACGATGAAGTACAGGAGCTGCGGGAGAAAGATATAGTTCTGGAGGTTGCCAAACAAGTCGTTGCATTGCTCCAGAACCAGTATCCGGAAAAACAGGTGGTCCTTAGCCGGAGCGACGATACATATCTTACCCTCGAGGAGCGAACCGACATGGCAAACACCATCCATCGAGGTCCGAATGAAGATATCTTATATATTTCCATCCATGCAAACGCATCTCTAAACTCCGCTGCTCGAGGGTACGAGGTGTGGTATCTCCCTCCCGAATACCGTCGTGAACTGATTTCTGAAGACTCCAATTCCCAATACGACAAGAGCGTCATTCCCATTCTCAATACCCTGCTCGAAGAGGAATATACCGTAGAGAGCATTTTATTGGCTCAATCGATTCTAACTGGTTTAGATGGAACCCTCGGGACGCTGAGCAATAATCGAGGATTGATGCAGGAGGAATGGTATGTGGTGCGAAATGCCCGGATGCCGTCGGTGCTCATTGAAATCGGGTTTGTTACGAATAGAGACGAATTTGCTCTGCTCATGAAACCAGACTACTTGCAAAAGATTTCTAAGGGCATCTATACTGGGGTCACCTCTTTCATAGCCAACTTTGAGGAGGTGTATTAG
- a CDS encoding ATP-grasp domain-containing protein, translating to MIQAKYLLILGAGTMQGPAIREAASLGFSTIVCDGNPDAPMRTEADVFFPIDLKDFDAIITAIESEGLVPRLYGVFTAGTDFSYSVARIAQHFGLPGIPPEVAHAASNKAVMRQIFRESGVPSPRFILAGLDTSTGSVHKALDAAGMPLPLVVKPVDNMGARGVITVSSLNDLGPAIQEAQRYSRSQTAIIEDHIQGAEYSIDALYHQGECITAVIARRHICFPPYSIEVGHTIPSDLNADQEHHMLEIFHRGVAALGIKNGAAKGDVFFTDRGPVIGEIAARLSGGYMSGWTLPGATGIPITRIALQISLGTQPLRVTPWELEGYHGGSGASAERAVISFPGTIQELFIPDFSQFPGVKYWFPRVSQGDFVRFPQNNVEKAGNIIAFSATPLEAEAVARNAVAAVLLRLNPDNPVSRDLIDNPALETVPPAYPENLHGNHDPSEVSWDGRTLEEAQAMLHRYGGALDRLTSLVLRRYGLQAALIVTDIGRDSREQELLNRWEERYCEAYT from the coding sequence ATGATTCAGGCGAAATACCTTCTCATCCTTGGGGCGGGCACCATGCAGGGGCCAGCTATCCGTGAAGCTGCCTCTCTCGGTTTCTCCACCATCGTATGTGATGGAAATCCTGATGCACCCATGAGAACCGAAGCAGATGTGTTTTTTCCTATCGATCTAAAGGATTTTGATGCTATCATTACCGCTATTGAATCGGAGGGCTTAGTTCCACGTCTATACGGAGTATTCACGGCCGGTACGGATTTCTCCTACAGCGTCGCCCGTATCGCCCAACACTTTGGGTTGCCAGGGATACCCCCGGAGGTCGCCCATGCGGCCAGTAACAAGGCTGTGATGCGCCAAATTTTCAGAGAGAGCGGGGTACCCAGCCCACGGTTCATCCTAGCGGGCTTGGATACCTCGACTGGTAGTGTCCATAAGGCCTTGGATGCAGCCGGCATGCCCCTTCCTCTGGTGGTCAAGCCTGTGGACAACATGGGAGCCCGGGGGGTTATTACCGTTTCATCCCTCAACGATTTAGGCCCCGCCATTCAAGAAGCGCAACGCTACTCACGATCCCAAACTGCCATCATCGAAGATCATATCCAGGGCGCCGAATACAGTATTGATGCACTGTACCACCAGGGAGAATGTATTACCGCTGTTATCGCCAGAAGGCATATTTGTTTTCCCCCATATTCTATTGAGGTCGGGCACACCATTCCTTCCGACCTCAATGCCGACCAAGAACATCATATGTTAGAGATATTTCATCGTGGGGTTGCAGCCCTGGGGATTAAAAACGGCGCAGCCAAGGGTGATGTCTTCTTTACTGACCGAGGACCAGTTATTGGTGAAATCGCCGCGCGCCTATCCGGGGGCTATATGTCAGGTTGGACCCTTCCCGGTGCTACCGGCATTCCAATAACCCGAATTGCTCTTCAGATAAGTCTTGGCACCCAACCACTGAGGGTAACTCCCTGGGAGCTCGAAGGATACCACGGTGGTTCCGGGGCCTCGGCAGAACGGGCAGTCATAAGTTTTCCAGGTACCATTCAAGAATTATTCATCCCGGATTTCTCCCAATTCCCCGGGGTAAAATACTGGTTCCCACGGGTGTCCCAGGGGGACTTCGTCCGCTTTCCTCAGAATAATGTAGAAAAGGCCGGTAATATTATCGCCTTTTCAGCCACCCCGTTAGAGGCGGAAGCCGTGGCTCGAAATGCTGTGGCAGCGGTACTACTTCGGTTAAACCCCGATAATCCCGTTAGCAGGGATCTCATTGACAATCCAGCCTTGGAGACTGTTCCACCCGCGTATCCGGAGAATCTTCATGGCAATCATGATCCATCTGAGGTATCCTGGGACGGTCGAACATTGGAGGAGGCTCAAGCCATGCTTCACCGGTACGGAGGAGCACTTGATCGTCTTACATCCTTGGTTCTTAGGCGGTATGGACTCCAGGCGGCGTTGATAGTTACCGATATAGGAAGAGATAGCCGCGAACAGGAACTTTTAAACCGATGGGAAGAGCGATATTGTGAAGCATATACCTAA
- a CDS encoding class I SAM-dependent methyltransferase, translating to MNNVNTSTIVFVPETNTGFGAGHVLRSLKTMEMLQSTFPDADTRIVLPPEHPGLGLYPDLASRCIESLPSKADLVVLDKPWPTTQEVITLSSLGTVLGVDCGAPGRDLCTFLVDMLPRIPDKTGPANWQSLAFLDLPPYNPRNRIPVQSVLVSFGAEDPRKLGPALANSGVLQRLFPRAKIVYIPGLSLSHKERLLIQSTHSGWQIIHHVPHLETQLQNFDLVITSFGLLCFEALSAGTPVLLDHPSRYHQKLSASLGLPSIPSPQEIRRLHTPQFLEDAAQSVQRFHELLHTEGTQLPRESISALIYMLSHADPRCPGCGSVSTSIVHRSAKRTYIQCQTCHTLYQVLAEPMVTQYDESYFMEEYKQQYGRTYLDDFETIKAQGSRRLNQIQKLLSKTGAPTSPTLLDIGCAYGPFLQAAKEQQFLPMGLDVSSEAVEYVTNTLGIPAQCGDINSLSPELNPQGFHVVSLWYVIEHLQDLKDSLNTIYDLLLPGGVLALATPSWRGISGRKNMAAFLDESPMDHVTVWDPKQAKVLLERSGFTVKTIIPASYHPERFPPWVNTLMFRSLGRIWNSLRNLGDTMEIYAVKEPRS from the coding sequence ATGAACAACGTTAATACATCAACCATTGTATTTGTTCCCGAAACCAATACCGGTTTTGGGGCAGGCCATGTGTTACGTTCCTTAAAAACCATGGAGATGCTCCAATCCACCTTTCCCGATGCGGATACACGGATAGTCTTACCTCCCGAGCATCCCGGACTCGGGTTGTATCCCGATCTCGCAAGCCGGTGTATTGAAAGCCTTCCCTCAAAAGCAGATCTCGTCGTTCTGGATAAACCCTGGCCAACCACCCAAGAAGTTATTACGCTTTCGAGTTTGGGTACGGTCCTGGGCGTTGATTGCGGAGCGCCTGGCCGCGACCTCTGCACATTCCTGGTGGACATGTTGCCAAGGATTCCCGATAAAACCGGACCTGCTAATTGGCAGAGCCTTGCATTCCTTGATTTGCCCCCATACAATCCCCGGAATCGAATACCTGTTCAGTCCGTCCTTGTGTCATTCGGTGCTGAGGATCCTCGGAAACTAGGTCCTGCCTTGGCTAATTCCGGCGTACTGCAACGCCTATTCCCCCGGGCAAAGATTGTGTATATCCCCGGCCTCTCTCTCAGCCATAAGGAACGGTTGCTCATCCAGAGCACCCATTCAGGTTGGCAGATCATTCATCACGTGCCGCATCTTGAAACCCAACTTCAAAACTTCGACCTTGTTATCACCAGTTTCGGACTTCTCTGTTTTGAAGCCTTATCTGCCGGCACACCTGTGCTGTTAGATCATCCTAGCCGGTACCATCAAAAACTCTCAGCCTCCCTCGGCCTTCCTAGTATTCCCTCACCGCAAGAGATCAGAAGATTGCATACCCCTCAATTTTTGGAAGATGCAGCCCAGAGCGTCCAACGATTTCACGAGTTACTACATACTGAGGGTACACAACTTCCCCGCGAATCCATTTCCGCCCTTATCTACATGCTCAGCCATGCAGATCCCCGGTGTCCTGGCTGTGGCTCCGTGAGTACCTCCATCGTGCACCGTAGCGCGAAACGCACCTACATCCAATGTCAGACCTGTCACACCCTCTACCAGGTACTGGCCGAGCCCATGGTTACCCAATACGATGAATCGTATTTCATGGAAGAATATAAACAGCAATACGGTCGTACCTATCTCGATGATTTTGAAACCATAAAAGCACAGGGCTCGCGGCGCCTGAACCAAATCCAAAAACTTCTATCAAAAACCGGGGCCCCAACCTCACCGACACTTCTAGATATCGGCTGTGCCTACGGACCGTTTCTTCAGGCCGCAAAGGAACAGCAGTTCCTGCCTATGGGCCTGGATGTCTCATCCGAGGCAGTTGAATATGTTACCAATACCCTGGGAATACCCGCTCAATGCGGCGATATCAATTCTCTTTCCCCAGAGCTAAACCCTCAGGGTTTCCACGTTGTGAGCCTTTGGTATGTAATTGAACATCTACAGGATCTCAAAGATAGTCTGAATACCATCTATGATCTTCTCCTGCCCGGGGGAGTGCTTGCCCTCGCAACCCCCTCCTGGCGCGGAATCTCAGGCCGGAAAAACATGGCAGCATTTCTCGACGAAAGTCCCATGGATCATGTAACCGTCTGGGATCCCAAACAAGCTAAGGTTCTTCTTGAACGATCCGGGTTTACCGTCAAAACGATCATTCCTGCCAGTTACCATCCAGAACGCTTCCCACCATGGGTCAATACCCTCATGTTCCGGTCCCTCGGAAGGATATGGAATTCTCTTCGAAACCTTGGCGACACCATGGAAATCTACGCAGTAAAGGAACCCCGCTCATGA
- a CDS encoding cytidylyltransferase domain-containing protein codes for MASKHIGICIQARCNSVRLPGKVTLPLGSTTILGSALQRLKTISVDPNLKSGFEFTMVVLTDAASSTTIQPIAEAQDFAVLEGDSINVLSRFQKAARDYHFDFLIRATADNPFVIHELIPEQILSGVRRGMDYTVFNALPYGGGVEFITAQALLNLPEHTLTPYDYEHVTPYIYNHPEDYSLLRLSPPDWARYPDVRITVDYQEDYQRIERIYQSLLPPTRESLNDTMNLGGAHILPSSREIISAFQRLYQQSEVL; via the coding sequence ATGGCTTCTAAGCACATAGGGATCTGCATTCAAGCCCGCTGCAATTCGGTGCGGCTCCCGGGCAAGGTTACCCTGCCTCTGGGATCAACAACCATCCTCGGTTCTGCATTACAGAGGCTAAAAACCATATCGGTAGATCCTAACCTCAAATCCGGATTCGAATTCACCATGGTCGTGCTTACCGATGCAGCAAGCAGCACCACCATTCAGCCGATCGCAGAGGCCCAGGATTTTGCAGTATTGGAGGGTGATTCAATAAACGTACTTTCCCGATTTCAAAAAGCGGCTCGAGATTATCATTTTGATTTTCTCATACGAGCCACCGCTGACAACCCCTTCGTAATCCATGAACTTATTCCCGAGCAAATCCTCTCAGGTGTCCGCCGAGGGATGGATTATACTGTCTTCAATGCACTGCCCTACGGCGGGGGAGTAGAGTTTATTACCGCCCAGGCTCTCCTAAATCTTCCTGAACACACCCTTACCCCCTATGATTATGAGCATGTAACCCCATACATCTATAACCATCCTGAGGACTATTCTCTACTTCGACTCTCTCCGCCGGATTGGGCGCGGTATCCCGATGTGCGCATCACGGTAGATTACCAGGAAGACTATCAACGTATCGAGCGGATATATCAATCACTCCTTCCTCCAACCCGGGAGTCCCTGAATGACACTATGAACCTGGGGGGCGCCCACATCCTCCCATCAAGCCGGGAAATCATTTCAGCTTTTCAGAGACTCTACCAACAATCCGAGGTGTTATGA
- a CDS encoding spiro-SPASM protein codes for MDTDRTTMENHLCILLPAILPYWELELHHGSAKDYLKRAIESLASVSHVSTISLLFVPTPETEQQRSQTIKPPPAAADLDWSWCPVPYTITELSSDSWHEALTVVATTKPTGTVSVFWGDSPFLQIQVTKDLQELHSTYRADFTFADGYPPGTAPELLNPDTIPSLLSLSYKHPSTIDRTLLFGLIQQDINAYQIETLLSDFDFRPYRLELNTSTRRNYLLCKKLSAGLTPEVLKEDPREFINQIRSRQKDYRTLPAYFSIQISAQCPQQCSYCPYPRMNPGLLNDTNYMPLDKALELFQRLAEWSPESVISLSPLGEPSTHPDIYRIISYIDRHLPQRLLIVTSGIGWNPEEIKRLVPTLKKTQWIISLDAVSEEEYQTLRGTGFHEAMSFTQTMLALSPADVYVQAVRLKDREEQLLAFYQYWKGKTENIIIQKYANQGGLLPDRKAVDLRPLKRLPCWHLMRDFTVLLDGSVPLCEQSMGNHKPMGNIFKEEPKDIWDRITDPYHQHCDQNYPDVCRDCDEYYTYNF; via the coding sequence ATGGATACCGATAGAACGACCATGGAGAACCACCTTTGTATTTTACTACCTGCAATCCTGCCGTATTGGGAACTTGAACTCCATCATGGGTCAGCAAAGGACTATCTCAAACGAGCCATAGAGTCCTTGGCTTCAGTCTCCCATGTCTCTACCATAAGCCTGCTTTTTGTACCAACCCCAGAAACAGAGCAGCAGCGCAGTCAGACCATCAAGCCTCCTCCAGCCGCTGCTGATTTGGATTGGTCCTGGTGTCCGGTACCGTACACTATCACCGAATTATCCTCCGACTCCTGGCACGAGGCCCTTACCGTTGTAGCAACTACTAAACCTACAGGAACTGTTTCCGTTTTTTGGGGTGATTCTCCGTTTTTGCAGATCCAGGTAACCAAGGATTTACAGGAACTCCACAGTACATATCGGGCGGATTTTACCTTTGCGGACGGTTACCCCCCGGGTACAGCGCCGGAGTTGTTAAACCCCGATACTATTCCGTCCCTACTTTCCCTTTCCTACAAACACCCCAGCACCATTGATCGAACCTTGTTATTTGGGTTAATACAACAGGATATAAATGCCTATCAGATCGAGACCCTGTTATCGGATTTTGATTTCAGACCCTACCGCTTGGAGCTAAACACCTCTACCAGAAGAAACTACCTGTTGTGCAAAAAGCTTTCTGCTGGCCTTACCCCCGAGGTGTTGAAAGAAGACCCCCGTGAATTCATAAACCAAATACGGAGCAGGCAAAAAGACTACCGAACCCTTCCTGCGTATTTTTCAATTCAGATTTCTGCCCAATGTCCCCAACAATGTTCATACTGTCCCTATCCCCGTATGAATCCCGGGCTTCTTAATGATACAAACTACATGCCCCTCGACAAGGCACTTGAGCTGTTTCAGCGTCTTGCAGAATGGTCGCCAGAATCAGTTATTTCCCTCTCTCCTCTAGGCGAGCCTTCAACCCATCCAGATATTTACCGCATTATTTCTTATATTGACCGACACCTGCCCCAGAGGCTCCTCATCGTGACCTCAGGAATCGGGTGGAATCCTGAGGAAATAAAACGTCTAGTCCCAACCCTTAAGAAAACCCAGTGGATCATCAGCTTGGATGCGGTCTCTGAGGAAGAGTACCAAACCCTCCGGGGTACGGGATTTCACGAAGCCATGAGTTTCACCCAAACCATGCTAGCACTCAGTCCTGCCGATGTCTATGTCCAAGCCGTACGGCTCAAGGATCGGGAGGAACAGCTTCTCGCCTTCTACCAGTACTGGAAGGGAAAGACTGAGAATATCATAATTCAAAAGTATGCGAATCAAGGCGGACTTTTACCCGATCGAAAGGCAGTGGATCTTCGCCCCTTGAAGCGTCTTCCCTGTTGGCATTTGATGCGTGATTTTACGGTGTTGCTTGACGGAAGCGTTCCCCTCTGTGAACAGAGCATGGGGAACCATAAACCCATGGGCAACATTTTTAAGGAGGAACCCAAAGACATCTGGGATCGTATAACCGACCCATACCATCAGCATTGTGATCAGAATTATCCGGATGTATGCAGGGATTGTGATGAGTACTACACATACAATTTCTAA